The DNA window ACTCCAACCATATCGTACTAAAGAggctatacatatacattgtTCTCTTTTGTCATTTCATTGTCAATCACAGAAGGAACGACTGGGGGCGGTGGGGGGGGGGCTATTTCTTGTCTGTATCCACGTCCGCCGACGTTATATTTCCTATGATAGAACGAacacaaagaaagaaaaggaaaaaaaatacaatagaAAACAGCAGTACATACAAAttactgtgaaaaatgaaaaatttggttcaattttttgtttaattccCGTTCAATTGATaaggcaaaaaattttcgcgactgTGTCTGGGAAGTGACTTTTGGAATGTATATCAGCAATGCACGTCTCGCTGATTAAATAGAAAACAAGAAAGATGTTTTCATATGACAAAAATTGATCTATAAACATCCataaattgatgaatattGTAATTTGTCGCGACACTCTCACGTTCATCATACAAATATATGGATATCAAATTCATATTTACgtgtgaattaattaattaccattgtaacatttttacaataaatgttttctttttaatattaatattatgatATTATGTATTAACGTATTGGTATATCAAAGTAAgtagcgatgaaattcgatttcaaaGTAAGAAccaatatgtgtatattaaaGTATTCGTTTTCAGTTAAACTGACTGTGAAACAGAGAGGTAACATGCAATAAGTGCAGGTTTCAGAATGACATTGATTGTACAATTATTCGAATTCTGGTCTTTAGTATAGAGTTATTTTAAATTCTTCAACTGCCAGCCCtaatctattattattatagatttAGTAATATGCAGCAGtacaaaattggaaattgtgtatataaatatagccTACTATTGAATTCTGGAGGAACATGATTATCATAATGTGGGCACAAACATTTCGCCCATTAAGGTCcagtgaaactcgactttccTCAGGTGTACAAACCCGTTGTAAAAGTTTAACACGTGTACTACGATGCTGTCGCCGCACAGTGTAGCATTACTAAAACGTGAAACACTGTACACTGCGAAGCATTGCAACGAGGCAAGAAATATCCCGAATATTGTTACAAGAGCAATAcctattgttattattctttaGATGAAAGATTTTCGCAACAAAATATCCTGTGACTAATTTTTCGCTACGAGATACTCTTgcacgttttttcttttccttcttgttatacaattttacattttcgaaACACACGATGTCATGCTGACGCGATAGAGAATATGTGACAAACCCGATTTGCGTGTTCGCCTCTCATCTTGATaacgataattaaattatcctaaatatataataatatcgtatgtacaatttttacgtTTAGTAGCAACAAGCCATGCGGGAGGCGACGGCGTTGCTCCAGGGATGGTTTGATGTGTACAAGATAACATACgcggtgttgaaaaaaaaaaccccgcTTCGTTACTGGATGATAACGTCGCCGTTGTTCGCCTTGACGGAGTCCATGTTTGGTACGTAGTCCAAGGCCATTAGGCAGGCAAAAACTGTCATCACCATTTTTGGTTTAACTTCCGTGATGTCTTCGGGCAGGGCGTAAACCCTCGCCCCAATTTTACGGGCCATGGATATCGCGTACTTTGCGTTGTCCAGGTTCTCCTGCTCGGTGCCGCCCTCCTTTACCAGCTCGTAGTTTATGATCCCCGGTTTTATCGTGTCGATCAGGTCGATAACAACCTTCGCGTCGGATATGCTGTAGTCCTGAAAACTCTTAATGCTGCTGTTCTTCCCCGCGGCTTGAAGCTTCGAGTTGACCCACTGAACGATCGATTTCTCAACAATCGGACTGCCCTGGTTCCCGGCCAACGAGGCAAGGATCGATAGAGTGTAAGACCTCATCAGCTGCCATATCAAAGCCAGCGTCAGAGTCGCGTTGCCGTCGTTAATGTCCTGCCCGGCAATACCGACAAGCGAGAAGTTCATCTGTTTACCAAGGTCGACAGCGTAGTTGCAGTTCTCCAACTTCTCCATGAATTTTCTGAGCTTGGTGAACTTCTTGTGAACCTTGTTCCAACTGACCGTGCCAGGCTTGATAATGTCGTAGAGTTGGAATATCACCAGACCGTCGGCTAAGTCGGAGTACAGCCAATTCACATGGGGCGAAATGCCCAGCGAGTTCATCCAATTTCTATACGTTTTTTCCTCCCTTGTTTCCTCCAGTGATTCCAGTCCTTCGATCACGGTCTCAGGGTTGTCCAGGCCAGGATGGTTGTTGAACAGATTCGCAACGAAGGCCAAGTTGAGCTTGTAAATGCCGTTGACGACGTCGCTCGGGGTGACGAAACTTCTACAACCAAGTTTCGCGGCCTGCTGCAGCATTATCTCCGCCCTCGTGCTGTGGTTCGGTTCCATCAGAGCTTCCAGAGTCACGTCAGCGTCTGCCGGAGCTATTTGCTTTATCAGATGCGAGTAGATCTCCGAATCGGTGATGTCCGACTGGAAGTTGTTGCACCTTCTCGCTATTCCGGCATTCTGGAGGTGATGGTTCACCCATCGCAGAAGTATCGCCTCAGGCGACAACTTCAGTAGGTCCTCGATCCGCTCTCCGTCCTGCAGCAGCGTTGTCAAACCTGGACAGTTCTCAAGGGTTATTTGATTGAATAATCCGATTCTGATTATCTGCCACAAGAGTCCGAGGACTAGGTGAGGTGATCCTTTCGTCAAATCGTGTGCGTCAATGTTTATTATGTTGCAACCAATTGCTTGGGCCGATGATAGAGCTAGCGTCAGGTTCTCATGCTTCGTGTAGAGGGTCAAATTCTTCTTGTTTATAGTCCTTTCGTCGATCGTGTCCGGGCAGGAAtggtttataattttactGTAACAAACGCGTTTTAAAATTAGACATGCACTTCAACTGAATTCGTCAAATTATAAAGCGGATGAGTCATGGCATTTTTATTGCCAAATCCGGAGGGATTTGATCAAGACTTTTCAATATATCGAATATGAAGAGTAAGCTGTTCATGTAACAAAT is part of the Neodiprion virginianus isolate iyNeoVirg1 chromosome 5, iyNeoVirg1.1, whole genome shotgun sequence genome and encodes:
- the LOC124304988 gene encoding plastin-2 isoform X1, with translation MEIQSMQKWDVMDEYFQDFFNLFNSIDQNGDGFIDLAELRTALAVCGFKMPGYKVRQMIEEYDDKERLEHKGRLSFEEFEKLCKELKANELGSTFKQVVSKKENLETLGGISDASSEGTTHSVRLEEQLAFSDWVNTNLGYDPDLKHLLPIDPEGKTLYDKVKDGILLCKIINHSCPDTIDERTINKKNLTLYTKHENLTLALSSAQAIGCNIINIDAHDLTKGSPHLVLGLLWQIIRIGLFNQITLENCPGLTTLLQDGERIEDLLKLSPEAILLRWVNHHLQNAGIARRCNNFQSDITDSEIYSHLIKQIAPADADVTLEALMEPNHSTRAEIMLQQAAKLGCRSFVTPSDVVNGIYKLNLAFVANLFNNHPGLDNPETVIEGLESLEETREEKTYRNWMNSLGISPHVNWLYSDLADGLVIFQLYDIIKPGTVSWNKVHKKFTKLRKFMEKLENCNYAVDLGKQMNFSLVGIAGQDINDGNATLTLALIWQLMRSYTLSILASLAGNQGSPIVEKSIVQWVNSKLQAAGKNSSIKSFQDYSISDAKVVIDLIDTIKPGIINYELVKEGGTEQENLDNAKYAISMARKIGARVYALPEDITEVKPKMVMTVFACLMALDYVPNMDSVKANNGDVIIQ
- the LOC124304988 gene encoding plastin-2 isoform X2; the encoded protein is MATAIDDRQELLEQFQAIDQNGDGFIDLAELRTALAVCGFKMPGYKVRQMIEEYDDKERLEHKGRLSFEEFEKLCKELKANELGSTFKQVVSKKENLETLGGISDASSEGTTHSVRLEEQLAFSDWVNTNLGYDPDLKHLLPIDPEGKTLYDKVKDGILLCKIINHSCPDTIDERTINKKNLTLYTKHENLTLALSSAQAIGCNIINIDAHDLTKGSPHLVLGLLWQIIRIGLFNQITLENCPGLTTLLQDGERIEDLLKLSPEAILLRWVNHHLQNAGIARRCNNFQSDITDSEIYSHLIKQIAPADADVTLEALMEPNHSTRAEIMLQQAAKLGCRSFVTPSDVVNGIYKLNLAFVANLFNNHPGLDNPETVIEGLESLEETREEKTYRNWMNSLGISPHVNWLYSDLADGLVIFQLYDIIKPGTVSWNKVHKKFTKLRKFMEKLENCNYAVDLGKQMNFSLVGIAGQDINDGNATLTLALIWQLMRSYTLSILASLAGNQGSPIVEKSIVQWVNSKLQAAGKNSSIKSFQDYSISDAKVVIDLIDTIKPGIINYELVKEGGTEQENLDNAKYAISMARKIGARVYALPEDITEVKPKMVMTVFACLMALDYVPNMDSVKANNGDVIIQ